The following are encoded together in the Bubalus bubalis isolate 160015118507 breed Murrah chromosome 14, NDDB_SH_1, whole genome shotgun sequence genome:
- the ASXL1 gene encoding polycomb group protein ASXL1 isoform X5, whose protein sequence is MKDKQKRKKERTWAEAARLVLENYSDAPMTPKQILQVIEAEGLKEMRSGTSPLACLNAMLHSNSRGGEGLFYKLPGRISLFTLKT, encoded by the exons atgaaggacaaacagaagaggaagaaggagcgCACGTGGGCCGAGGCCGCGCGCCTG GTACTGGAAAACTATTCAGATGCTCCAATGACACCCAAACAGATTCTGCAGGTCATAGAGGCAGAAGGACTAAAGGAAATGAG AAG TGGGACATCCCCTCTTGCATGTCTTAATGCCATGCTACATTCCAATTCCAGAGGAGGAGAGGGGTTATTTTATAAACTACCTGGCCGAATCAGCCTTTTTACACTCAAG ACATAG